The Ictidomys tridecemlineatus isolate mIctTri1 chromosome 6, mIctTri1.hap1, whole genome shotgun sequence genome includes a region encoding these proteins:
- the LOC144364931 gene encoding uncharacterized protein LOC144364931, giving the protein MLVVLLTVALLALSPAQSSNEEVSYEGPSTLSTEVEDPSQSSEQVPHRPPPGGRPPRPPADGGDDNEDEDEGDDSEQGPPEGGNQQQPGRPPRPGQQQGPPQQGGQQHQGLPPRPGQQQGPPQQGSHQHQGHPPRPGQPQGPPQQGGQQQQQGHPPRPGQPQGPPQQGGQQQQQSHPPRPGQPQGPPQQGGQQQQQGRPPRPGQPQGPPQQGGQQQQQGLPPRPGQQQGPPQQGGQQQQQGRPPRPGQPQGPPQQGGQQQQQGLPPRPGQPQGPPQQGGQQQQQGRPPRPGQLQGPPQQGDQQQQQQ; this is encoded by the exons ATGCTGGTGGTCCTACTCACAGTGGCCTTGCTGGCCCTGAGCCCAGCTCAGAGCTCAAATGAAG AGGTCAGCTATGAAGGCCCTTCCACTCTATCAACAG AGGTTGAGGACCCAAGCCAGAGCTCCGAACAAGTCCCTCACAGACCACCTCCTGGAGGACGCCCACCCAGACCCCCTGCTGATGGTGGAGATGacaatgaagatgaagatgaaggtgATGACTCAGAGCAGGGACCACCAGAAGGAGGCAATCAGCAGCAGCCAGGTCGTCCCCCTCGTCCTGGACAGCAGCAGGGACCCCCCCAGCAAGGAGGCCAGCAACATCAAGGTCTCCCTCCTCGTCCTGGACAGCAGCAGGGACCCCCACAGCAAGGAAGCCATCAGCATCAAGGTCACCCTCCTCGTCCCGGACAGCCACAGGGACCACCacagcaaggaggccagcagcagcagcaaggtcaCCCTCCTCGTCCCGGACAGCCACAGGGACCCCCacagcaaggaggccagcagcagcagcaaagtcACCCTCCTCGTCCCGGACAGCCACAGGGACCCCCacagcaaggaggccagcagcagcagcaaggtcgCCCTCCTCGTCCCGGACAGCCACAGGGACCCCCACAGCAAGGAGGCCAGCAACAGCAGCAAGGTCTTCCTCCTCGTCCTGGACAGCAACAGGGACCCCCacagcaaggaggccagcagcagcagcaaggtcgCCCTCCTCGTCCCGGACAGCCACAGGGACCCCCACAGCAAGGAGGCCAGCAACAGCAGCAAGGTCTTCCTCCTCGTCCTGGACAGCCACAGGGACCCCCACAGCAAGGAGGCCAGCAACAGCAGCAAGGTCGCCCTCCTCGTCCTGGACAGCTGCAGGGACCACCCCAGCAAGgagaccagcagcagcagcaacagtaa